The following DNA comes from Salvia splendens isolate huo1 chromosome 17, SspV2, whole genome shotgun sequence.
TACAAATTCTATATTATAGATTTGTAATATGTGGTATCACGACTTATgtactattaaaaatttaaaatgttgATTATTTCTACAAATAAATGTTTGCATAatcatgattttttttggttgaagaagcatagacaaaattatcaaaatagtattataaaaatttgaattattaatataatatggGAAATTTAAAGAATTTATATAGTTTTTTTGGCTTATTCAAAAAGGAAGAGCATCACCGATTGCAATTAAGACAATTCATTGTTGCTTTTCTAACAATGCCAACACGAGTTATAACGACAATTACCGTATGTATCATTTCCTATTTATATCCCATGCAATCCCCTATTTTATAGTTTTTTTGCTTATTCGAAAAGGAAGAGTATTACCGGTTGCAATCATGACAACTCAAAGTTGCTTCTCTGAGACAGTTTATAACGACCATTACCATATGTATCATTTCCTATTTATATCTCTCGCAATTCCTGGTAGTTTTTTTTGCTTATTCGAAAAGGAAGAGTGTTGTTGGTTGCAGTTATGAAAACTCAGTGTTGCTTTTATGACAATGCCGACCATAGTTCTAACAACAATTACCATATGTATCATTTCATATTTATATCTCTCACAATCCCCTATTATCTATTGTGTTTCTAGCCGTTTTAAATTTTGTTGTCAAATAGTCATGACAACTTCTTAACGAAAAATGGATTGTTacaattttagttttttaatcCTAAAAAATTGATGTTGTAATTTACaaatttttaatgtaattatgtaattttaattttttttgtgatcttagaattttaatgtaatattttattttataattacaaATTAAGTGAAATAtgaatgataaaattaagaaattggaAAAATGAATTTAGCAGTGAAGATCCACTATTATTGGTGAATTTATAGAGAGTGTTTTTTGTTTAAAAGTCGATGCAGAGTTAGTCCTTTCACCAGATGCAGAGTGTTTTTTGATTGTCATTGCCGATGCCCTTACCTTGCCTTTTTTTAGACCCAACAACGGAAATAGGGAgtactactaattaaattgGGTTAGGGAATGGGAATTATGGGATTTAAGTTTATTCAGTTTCATTTGAGCCATTATATAACTAAAATACTGTAATACAGTCATAATATGTTTATAATGAAGTCAATATAGAGtactatttttattgttttagttaattttgaattactaATAAATTAGTGTGAGGAGATTATTACTGTGCTGCTCTGTTTAGTGTTTACAGATCATTCCTACACACAAAACTGAGCTAAGATAGAAAGACAGCCATTTCTATTGAAGGCGGGAAATGGAAtcggaaaaaaatttaatgcagATGACTCCACCCCTCCAAAGATTCTAGGGCAAAATTTCCCAATTCTTTCGAATATTAGTATTTAAAACTGTTGCCGCTGCTCATTTCAAAACCATCAAAAATCCTCCACCCTCAGCGCCGGCAAGTTCAGATTTTAGAAGAAAGAAAACCGAATTAAGTAATATTCCGTTATTGGTGTTCAGAATTACTAGACGGAAATGGCGGTTGAAGCATCCCTAGGTAGTTCGGTGGCGTCTCCGTCGGCAGAGAAATCAACCGGAAAACCGGCTGTCCGTAGCCAAGTTAGCGGTGACGGGGTACACTGCCATCAGGTAAGTCCTTCTCATACCTACAATTCCTGATTTCATTTAAGCTGCGATGCAGAATTTTCCCGAGGGCTGATTTCACTTTATTAATTCTTCATATAGCCTAAACTGGTTTTCGTTTCTTTTTCTCGCATGTAAACTCAATGCTACAGTGTCGTCAAAAAGCCAGGGTTCCAGTAGCAGCATGCAAGAATCGCATGAAGAAGAAACCGTGTTTAGTAAAGATATGTAGCAGATGCCTATGGAACAGGTTATAAACGCTTTCTGTTTACTAGGATTAGCTCTTGTTTTCGGTACTCGAAGTGGCAAGTGAATTGAAGTTCTTGGATCCAGGTACAAGGAAAAGGTGGAGGAAGTAGCTAGTTTGGAGGAATGGAAGTGCCCGAAATGCAGGGGCGTTTGCAATTGCAGTGTGTGCATGTGAGTTTTCTGACTTATTTATCCATGATAGTCTGGTGTTTTACTGTTTAACAACCGTGCCATTCAGGAAGAGAAGGGGCCATCAACCCACCGGTGCAGCAAAAGCGACTGGATTCGCTTCCGTCAACGAGATGCTAACTGCTGAGGGTTCAGATAATGGAAAGGTTGGTAATTCCATGAATGGGTCTCTGGAAAATGTAGGCACCTTAAAGATAACAGTTGTTGATTTTGTGATCTGgtgcattatttttttttatctaatgtCGTGCTTCTAAAATTAACAGGATGTATTATCTGCTAGAAAGAAAGGGAAGGAAAGGTTGAATGCAGATGATAATACCTCTTCAAAGAGAATGAAACATTCTAAACTGACTGAAACCAGCCAGACTATTCCTATAGAAATTGTGCTGCCAGTGGGAACAGACTTGACCAGTGTGGCTGGAATTGATGTACCTGCAGAAGATGTTGGCAATGCTTTGGAGTTTCTAGAATTCTGTTATGTTTTTGGAGAGGCTAGTGACTCTACTCatatactagtaattaataGCTACCGATGGTTATTTGAAAGCAAGCTGTTATCATGCATATGGATTTACTTATTACAAATGCGCTGCATCTCCCATTTTCAATCTTTTTAGGTTGCTGTCCTTATCTAGATATTCATAAACATTCATTTTAACATATTAACCCAATATTCTCAGTGCTTGCAGCTATTGTATTCATGTAAGATAGTGATTTCTGGTTTACTTTTTCATATTGCTTTGAAATCATCTAGTGTTTCATGATTAGTTGTTCTTCTGTTTGAATTGTTTTCTCGTTAGTAATCACTATTTCCAATTAGCATCTCTGGTATTATATAGTACACCAGTATCTTTATCGTTATGGATCTACTTATCTCTATGGTTTGCTTCCTCTATTGAGCAACAGATCCTAAAATTGAAAGATGGGGAAGCATTATGTGTCCTTCAAGATATATTTCATGGGCGAACTGCAAAGCGAGGAAGATCATGTCCGGTTGTCCAGTTTCATGTACACCTGCTATCAATAATTaaagaagagggagagaagtATGACCCTTGATTTAGTAACAATTGACAAGTCAGAATCTATTCTGCTGGAATAAATGCTTTTCCTTCTCGTGTATAGATTTCCAAAGCGTCCGAGCACTTTGTTCAGTGTGCTGAAGAAATGCTTGGCTGAATCTGAACGTGTTCTTAAAGTGTTGGGGATGAGTTATTTAGAGAAGGCTGTTGACTATGATGCTTTAAATGCTTCAGAAATGCTTAGGGTCGTAAATCTGCTATGCATTCATGTTCTTGGCACGAAGTAAGGATCTCTCTGTTTTCAGTTATACATGCCACTCCCTTTTTATTTCTCACCTAGATGTATTTTCTTCTACTCCTTTTGCACAGAAAGCTAAGAAATTGGATAGAACACCAAAAAACACAATTTGACCAGAAGGCAAAGGAAGCTAAACTTAAGGTTTTTGAAGCAAGAGGCAAGGTAATTAAACATTCTCATCAGTAAACACACCAGTTTAAAACTAGACTTATATCAgatttcttcctcttctcatACTTCACAATTAATAGATAAAGACTTTGAAGCAGAAAATAAAAGAGGACACTGCCAAAGCTATTGATGCTAGGGATGGGGAGCAGGAAGCAATTGTTTCTCTTAATAGATCTGCTGCAGAGCAAGCTCATGGAAAGCTGCTTGAATCAGAGACAATGCTTTCGAAAAGTAAGTTCTGTAATATTTATACTGTTGTTTATTGTTAAACACGTGTCCGTGTCCatgtctgtgtgtgtgtgtgtgtgaagagATTCAAAAGAGAATCCCTATTTAAATTGAGAACATATGGAGATCTACGACAAATGAATCACTCGGGGATCAAATCCCATAGATGAAAATTCCATTTTTTGTAATGCAGCTAATATCACAGCGAAGGTGGTGATTTTATATCATTATATGCTCCGGGTGGTGTTCTCCCATTCTTACATAAATGTAATTTTCACTATGGAACTAACCCCCTATACATGTAGAGAGCTAGTGAGTGATAGAGTGCATGTGATTGGCGCTGGAAAAGaaccaaaaaaaacaaaagatagAATAGAAAAATCTCTAATCGTATGCCATTAGCAAAGAGGCTGATCcctaaaattatatttttgatCAATGCAACGTGGGAAACATAGccttataaataaaaaactaacaAACCTTAATAAAAGCCTAGACCCATATAACCCAACAATAGATTAACCTAATCAATATCAGAAGACAAACATTACAGAAGATAAACATAACATCTATATCCAGTCTACTGCATCTCTATCTGATATCTCTATTAACtgccccttctcaaattcttaaaattcattCATATGTAAAGTTCCCCTCGCCACTACACATTCCTGCTTCTATCCCAAGGTAGATGTCACATGTTGTATCAtaataatgaataaataaatagatattAAAATTAGATGAAGTATCATATGTTTAAATAGATTTGATACAACTAATTTCTCATTATAATatacataactaaattatctttatattataataaaatattaagaatgtttttataaatttatcttgttaacataaacatttttagaatgtcaaaaataaaatataaaaaccaaaatttataaattaagtatTCATGTAACAACTTAGATTTtttttccattgtaaaatttccatgtaataatttaattataaatccTACTTACTAAAATACTCCATGACTTGAAATGGGTGGGATGATGACATGAACACTCATGATGACTTCTAAAACCCATGAGGCTAGAAGAGGCATTTCAGCTGAGGGGGCACTAATTATGCGTTCCTTGAATGCGTATACGGAATACGGCGTATTTGGAATACGCATTTCAAGAATGCGTCTCACTAGAAGTAAATACACATTTTCCAAATGCATTTTTTTCCATATTTATAAGTCAAAAAATATTCCCCTTTCTCaaatctatattttattttcgcCCTAAATTACAAAAAAGCCGCAGGTACCTGCACCCGAAAATACATCCTTGAATGCGTATTTGGAATACGGCGTATCTGGAATACGCATTTCAAGAATGCGTCTCACTAGAAGTAAATACGCATTTGCCAAATGCGTTTTATTCCCATATTTATAAGTCAAAAAAATATTCCCCTTTCAGAAATCTATATATTATTTTTGCCCTAAATTACAAAAAAGCCACAGGTACCTACACCTGAAAAATCGAGATTTCCCCTACTCTCATCGGATGCCCTGAATACCAGCAGCGGGTACACATACCTGATGGATGTTGGTACCCACACCCACAATTTTTCTTGAAATAACTAATTCTATTTCATTATTGTGACGATTAGTCCTGAAAATTACACGTCAATTTCATGCATGCGAGCACTTTGAAATGCTGCTGCATGAGAATTTTCTTAACATAATAGCCCTCTAGAAAGTTTTAACATAATAGCTCTCCAGAAAGTTTGGTCTCCTATTGCTTGTATCCTCAACCTTGATTTTTCAGCCTGCACATTACTTGGCATCTAAAACATTAATCAATCTT
Coding sequences within:
- the LOC121773403 gene encoding uncharacterized protein LOC121773403 isoform X3; protein product: MAVEASLGSSVASPSAEKSTGKPAVRSQVSGDGVHCHQCRQKARVPVAACKNRMKKKPCLVKICSRCLWNRYKEKVEEVASLEEWKCPKCRGVCNCSVCMKRRGHQPTGAAKATGFASVNEMLTAEGSDNGKDVLSARKKGKERLNADDNTSSKRMKHSKLTETSQTIPIEIVLPVGTDLTSVAGIDVPAEDVGNALEFLEFCYVFGEILKLKDGEALCVLQDIFHGRTAKRGRSCPVVQFHVHLLSIIKEEGEKFPKRPSTLFSVLKKCLAESERVLKVLGMSYLEKAVDYDALNASEMLRVVNLLCIHVLGTKKLRNWIEHQKTQFDQKAKEAKLKVFEARGKIKTLKQKIKEDTAKAIDARDGEQEAIVSLNRSAAEQAHGKLLESETMLSKIDQTADVIRVEPIFTDCSGHMYWKLKCADESDVLHQDVGKGDTLTLNEKWFALSAEEKKEIEKNITTRGE
- the LOC121773403 gene encoding uncharacterized protein LOC121773403 isoform X1, with protein sequence MAVEASLGSSVASPSAEKSTGKPAVRSQVSGDGVHCHQCRQKARVPVAACKNRMKKKPCLVKICSRCLWNRYKEKVEEVASLEEWKCPKCRGVCNCSVCMKRRGHQPTGAAKATGFASVNEMLTAEGSDNGKVGNSMNGSLENDVLSARKKGKERLNADDNTSSKRMKHSKLTETSQTIPIEIVLPVGTDLTSVAGIDVPAEDVGNALEFLEFCYVFGEILKLKDGEALCVLQDIFHGRTAKRGRSCPVVQFHVHLLSIIKEEGEKFPKRPSTLFSVLKKCLAESERVLKVLGMSYLEKAVDYDALNASEMLRVVNLLCIHVLGTKKLRNWIEHQKTQFDQKAKEAKLKVFEARGKIKTLKQKIKEDTAKAIDARDGEQEAIVSLNRSAAEQAHGKLLESETMLSKIDQTADVIRVEPIFTDCSGHMYWKLKCADESDVLHQDVGKGDTLTLNEKWFALSAEEKKEIEKNITTRGE
- the LOC121773403 gene encoding uncharacterized protein LOC121773403 isoform X2 codes for the protein MAVEASLGSSVASPSAEKSTGKPAVRSQVSGDGVHCHQCRQKARVPVAACKNRMKKKPCLVKICSRCLWNRYKEKVEEVASLEEWKCPKCRGVCNCSVCMKRRGHQPTGAAKATGFASVNEMLTAEGSDNGKVGNSMNGSLENDVLSARKKGKERLNADDNTSSKRMKHSKLTETSQTIPIEIVLPVGTDLTSVAGIDVPAEDVGNALEFLEFCYVFGEILKLKDGEALCVLQDIFHGRTAKRGRSCPVVQFHVHLLSIIKEEGEKFPKRPSTLFSVLKKCLAESERVLKVLGMSYLEKAVDYDALNASEMLRVVNLLCIHVLGTKKLRNWIEHQKTQFDQKAKEAKLKVFEARGKKIKEDTAKAIDARDGEQEAIVSLNRSAAEQAHGKLLESETMLSKIDQTADVIRVEPIFTDCSGHMYWKLKCADESDVLHQDVGKGDTLTLNEKWFALSAEEKKEIEKNITTRGE